A window from Lates calcarifer isolate ASB-BC8 linkage group LG7_2, TLL_Latcal_v3, whole genome shotgun sequence encodes these proteins:
- the igfbp5a gene encoding insulin-like growth factor-binding protein 5a, with protein sequence MLLSVSFLVLPLLSITGCGSSYVPCEPCDQKALSMCPPVPVGCQLVKEPGCGCCLTCALEEGQPCGVYTGPCTRGLRCLPKNGEEKPLHALLHGRGVCRNEKLYKMLHPSKDESHDDTLLPVPETMLPQTKVPIYGRDHISSRKAQAMKQAKHRTKLASKVGLANNMESSPLSLDKLDPEFGPCRRRLDNLIQSMKDTSRVLALSLYIPNCDKKGFFKRKQCKPSRGRKRGICWCVDRFGVKIPGINYTGGDLQCKDLDSTSNSNE encoded by the exons ATGCTGCTGAGTGTTTCCTTCCTGGTGCTTCCCCTGCTGAGTATAACCGGCTGTGGCTCGTCATACGTGCCGTGCGAGCCGTGCGATCAGAAGGCCCTGTCCATGTGTCCGCCGGTGCCCGTGGGCTGCCAGCTGGTGAAGGAGCCCGGCTGCGGCTGCTGCCTGACGTGCGCGCTCGAAGAGGGCCAGCCGTGCGGCGTGTACACCGGGCCGTGCACGCGCGGGCTCCGCTGCCTGCCCAAGAACGGCGAGGAGAAGCCGCTGCACGCGCTCCTGCACGGCCGGGGGGTGTGCAGGAACGAGAAGTTGTATAAAATGCTGCATCCGTCCAAAG ACGAGTCTCATGATGACACCCTGCTACCCGTCCCAGAAACAATGCTGCCCCAAACCAAGGTGCCCATTTATGGAAGAGACCACATCAGCAGTCGGAAGGCCCAGGCCATGAAGCAGGCCAAGCACCGCACAAAGCTGGCATCCAAGGTGGGACTTGCCAACAACATGGAGTCCTCCCCGCTAAGCCTGGATAAACTGGACCCTGAGTTC ggGCCCTGCAGGAGAAGATTGGATAATCTCATTCAGAGCATGAAAGACACTTCCCGGGTCttggctctctctctgtacaTCCCCAACTGTGACAAGAAGGGCTTCTTCAAGCGCAAACAG TGTAAGCCATCTCGTGGTCGAAAAAGGGGGATCTGCTGGTGCGTTGACCGGTTTGGCGTGAAAATCCCCGGCATCAACTACACCGGAGGAGATCTGCAGTGCAAAGATCTCGACAGCACCAGCAACAGCAACGAATGA
- the igfbp2a gene encoding insulin-like growth factor-binding protein 2-A isoform X2, which produces MHISSPFFPLGIAFHRPMIMTKNLMPITMLSYVGCSLLILSASLAGASLAEIVFRCPGCTAERQALCPKLTETCAEIVREPGCGCCPVCARQEGEMCGVYTPRCSTGLRCYPTPDSELPLEQLVQGQGQCRRKVDTETTTYSQEHREQTSGEAVEPPPEQGVSEIPAVRKPSKETTWLGPKESAVRQHRQEMKTKMKTNKVEEVKPTRPKQTQCQQELDQVLERISKMPFRDNRGPLEDLYALHIPNCDKRGQYNLKQCKMSLHGQRGECWCVNPHTGRPIPSAPTVRGDPNCSQYLTELELELPDMAQI; this is translated from the exons ATGCACAtttcttcccctttttttccaCTTGGGATTGCCTTCCATCGCCCCATGATAATGACCAAAAACCTCATGCCTATAACAATGCTATCGTACGTGGGCTGCAGCTTGCTGATCCTCTCCGCGTCTCTGGCCGGTGCCTCCCTGGCCGAGATCGTGTTCCGCTGCCCGGGCTGCACCGCGGAGCGCCAGGCGCTGTGCCCAAAGCTCACCGAGACTTGCGCGGAGATAGTGCGCGAGCCGGGTTGCGGGTGCTGCCCCGTGTGCGCCCGGCAAGAGGGCGAGATGTGCGGCGTGTACACCCCGAGGTGCTCCACCGGTCTGCGATGCTACCCGACGCCCGATTCGGAGCTTCCCTTGGAGCAACTGGTGCAGGGCCAGGGGCAGTGCCGGCGCAAAGTGGACACCGAGACGACCACTTACAGCCAGGAGCACCGGGAGCAAACCAGCG GTGAGGCGGTGGAGCCGCCGCCTGAGCAGGGCGTGAGCGAGATCCCGGCTGTTCGGAAGCCCAGTAAAGAGACCACCTGGCTGGGACCCAAAGAGAGCGCCGTACGCCAGCATAGACAGGAGATGAAGACCAAGATGAAGACCAACAAGGTGGAAGAGGTGAAACCTACTCGGCCCAAGCAG ACTCAGTGTCAGCAGGAGCTCGACCAGGTCCTGGAGCGGATATCCAAGATGCCCTTCAGAGATAATCGAGGTCCCCTGGAAGACCTGTATGCCCTGCACATCCCCAACTGTGACAAGAGGGGGCAGTATAACCTCAAACAG TGCAAGATGTCTCTCCACGGTCAGAGGGGTGAGTGCTGGTGCGTCAACCCTCACACCGGCCGACCCATCCCATCAGCCCCCACTGTGAGGGGCGACCCCAACTGCAGCCAGTACCTcacagagctggagctggagcttcCTGACATGGCCCAGATATAG
- the igfbp2a gene encoding insulin-like growth factor-binding protein 2-A isoform X1 — protein sequence MHISSPFFPLGIAFHRPMIMTKNLMPITMLSYVGCSLLILSASLAGASLAEIVFRCPGCTAERQALCPKLTETCAEIVREPGCGCCPVCARQEGEMCGVYTPRCSTGLRCYPTPDSELPLEQLVQGQGQCRRKVDTETTTYSQEHREQTSDFMDGVSTTVGEAVEPPPEQGVSEIPAVRKPSKETTWLGPKESAVRQHRQEMKTKMKTNKVEEVKPTRPKQTQCQQELDQVLERISKMPFRDNRGPLEDLYALHIPNCDKRGQYNLKQCKMSLHGQRGECWCVNPHTGRPIPSAPTVRGDPNCSQYLTELELELPDMAQI from the exons ATGCACAtttcttcccctttttttccaCTTGGGATTGCCTTCCATCGCCCCATGATAATGACCAAAAACCTCATGCCTATAACAATGCTATCGTACGTGGGCTGCAGCTTGCTGATCCTCTCCGCGTCTCTGGCCGGTGCCTCCCTGGCCGAGATCGTGTTCCGCTGCCCGGGCTGCACCGCGGAGCGCCAGGCGCTGTGCCCAAAGCTCACCGAGACTTGCGCGGAGATAGTGCGCGAGCCGGGTTGCGGGTGCTGCCCCGTGTGCGCCCGGCAAGAGGGCGAGATGTGCGGCGTGTACACCCCGAGGTGCTCCACCGGTCTGCGATGCTACCCGACGCCCGATTCGGAGCTTCCCTTGGAGCAACTGGTGCAGGGCCAGGGGCAGTGCCGGCGCAAAGTGGACACCGAGACGACCACTTACAGCCAGGAGCACCGGGAGCAAACCAGCG attttatgGATGGTGTCTCCACAACTGTAGGTGAGGCGGTGGAGCCGCCGCCTGAGCAGGGCGTGAGCGAGATCCCGGCTGTTCGGAAGCCCAGTAAAGAGACCACCTGGCTGGGACCCAAAGAGAGCGCCGTACGCCAGCATAGACAGGAGATGAAGACCAAGATGAAGACCAACAAGGTGGAAGAGGTGAAACCTACTCGGCCCAAGCAG ACTCAGTGTCAGCAGGAGCTCGACCAGGTCCTGGAGCGGATATCCAAGATGCCCTTCAGAGATAATCGAGGTCCCCTGGAAGACCTGTATGCCCTGCACATCCCCAACTGTGACAAGAGGGGGCAGTATAACCTCAAACAG TGCAAGATGTCTCTCCACGGTCAGAGGGGTGAGTGCTGGTGCGTCAACCCTCACACCGGCCGACCCATCCCATCAGCCCCCACTGTGAGGGGCGACCCCAACTGCAGCCAGTACCTcacagagctggagctggagcttcCTGACATGGCCCAGATATAG